One segment of Alistipes sp. ZOR0009 DNA contains the following:
- a CDS encoding glycosyltransferase family 2 protein, whose product MYELSLVITLLNEEENISPLHSAIRAALSGYNYEVVFVDDGSTDGTVREIKKLQNDRVKLVKLSKNYGQSIAMSAGIDHAQGEYIVLLDGDLQNDPADIPFMLEKLKSEDWDVVAGNRRNRQDGMFLRKLPSNIANAMIRRYTGVHLRDYGCTLKIFKHEIAKNLDLYGELHRFIPVLASLQGARIVQVDVHHHARKFGHSKYGIGRTFKVASDLILILFLQRYLRKPMHLFGGIGLFLLLPGILIMLYMLVIKLLGENIWGKPILILGVLLIIIGVLFIMMGIMTELLMRIYYGTGNRRLYLVKELYNGAN is encoded by the coding sequence TTAGGGCGGCCTTGTCGGGATACAACTACGAGGTAGTTTTTGTCGATGATGGCTCCACCGACGGCACTGTCAGAGAAATAAAGAAGCTACAGAACGACCGCGTAAAGCTGGTGAAGCTTAGCAAGAACTACGGGCAGAGCATCGCCATGAGTGCGGGTATTGACCATGCTCAAGGCGAATACATTGTGCTACTTGATGGAGATTTGCAGAACGATCCGGCCGACATCCCTTTTATGCTCGAAAAGCTCAAGTCGGAAGATTGGGATGTGGTGGCCGGAAACCGACGAAACAGGCAGGATGGCATGTTCCTCCGCAAGCTTCCCAGCAATATCGCCAATGCAATGATCCGCCGATATACCGGTGTGCATCTTAGGGATTACGGATGTACGCTTAAAATATTCAAGCACGAGATTGCCAAAAATCTAGATCTCTACGGCGAGCTGCATCGGTTTATTCCCGTGCTGGCAAGCCTGCAGGGAGCTCGCATTGTGCAGGTAGACGTGCACCACCATGCCCGCAAGTTTGGCCACTCGAAGTATGGCATTGGTAGAACCTTTAAGGTTGCTAGCGACTTGATACTAATCCTATTTCTACAGCGCTACCTCCGCAAGCCCATGCATCTATTTGGAGGGATAGGGCTTTTCCTGCTGCTTCCGGGTATTCTTATAATGCTGTACATGCTGGTCATAAAGCTGCTGGGCGAAAATATTTGGGGAAAACCGATCCTGATACTGGGCGTTTTGCTCATAATTATTGGCGTTCTATTCATTATGATGGGCATAATGACCGAATTGCTAATGCGAATTTACTATGGTACCGGCAATCGGAGGCTATACCTGGTGAAAGAACTCTACAATGGCGCAAACTAG
- a CDS encoding LysR family transcriptional regulator, translating to MITTSNQIELRHLKYFLALAQDLHFRKAAERLYISQPGLSRQIKQLEDDLGTVLFVRHNRKVELTQAGAYLRDELAKTFKQLDDIFAHAKLLNDGIDGNLKLGYIGSAMQKVIPELLLKFKTRHPNIIFSLNEMNNEEQLQALLNQDIDVGFVRMERVPRGLNIRSVFEDTFSLVLPQDHPVSESNFTSLAQLKDESFILFDSSFSESYYVNVMQLFDSSGFTPLVSHYTVNASSIFRLVENGFGISIVPTSLTLGYSMKIKFVELKAIPQRTTLNIVWSSKNPNPILDSFLQVVE from the coding sequence ATGATAACCACCAGTAATCAAATAGAGCTCCGACATCTCAAGTATTTCCTTGCTTTAGCGCAGGACCTACACTTTCGGAAGGCTGCCGAGCGGCTATACATATCGCAGCCCGGGTTAAGCCGCCAGATAAAGCAGCTGGAAGACGACCTTGGTACGGTACTTTTTGTAAGGCACAACCGAAAGGTGGAGCTTACACAAGCCGGCGCATACCTTCGCGACGAGCTCGCTAAAACCTTCAAGCAGCTCGACGATATTTTTGCCCACGCCAAGCTCCTCAACGATGGCATCGACGGCAATTTGAAGCTGGGATATATCGGCTCCGCCATGCAAAAGGTTATTCCCGAACTGCTGCTAAAGTTCAAAACCCGACATCCCAATATTATCTTTAGCCTAAATGAAATGAACAATGAGGAGCAGCTACAGGCGCTCCTAAATCAGGATATTGATGTTGGCTTTGTTAGAATGGAGCGGGTACCACGTGGCCTCAACATTCGCTCGGTGTTCGAAGACACCTTCTCGCTGGTTCTCCCACAAGATCATCCCGTAAGCGAATCGAACTTTACTAGCCTTGCCCAGCTAAAGGACGAATCTTTCATCCTCTTTGACTCCTCGTTCAGCGAATCGTACTACGTTAACGTGATGCAGCTGTTCGACAGCAGCGGGTTTACCCCCCTTGTCTCGCACTATACGGTAAACGCCAGCTCCATCTTTCGGCTTGTGGAGAACGGATTTGGCATCTCCATTGTGCCCACCTCGCTTACCCTTGGCTACAGCATGAAGATTAAGTTTGTGGAGCTAAAAGCAATTCCACAGCGTACCACCCTAAATATTGTGTGGAGCAGCAAAAACCCCAACCCTATCCTTGATAGCTTCCTGCAGGTAGTGGAGTAG
- a CDS encoding HlyD family secretion protein, protein MVKKKMKLAYNIVVGILLTCGIAWVCSRFVHLGNVEFTDNAQVKQQIVPISSRVQGFVKKVYFKEYQRVHKGDTLVVIDDAEYQYRLAQAEADYRNAVIGKRAMGTSVLTTQSNIGVTEAGVEESRIRLENAEKEYNRHKILLAQKSVTQQQFDAILANYKASKARYEQLQRQRNTTSLVKEEQTLRLNQNDAGIKVAKAALELARLNLSYTIIVAPCDGTTGRKNIEEGQLIQPGQALLDLVNETDKWIVANYKETQMPNIREGLSVDIKVDAIPNVVFKGEVGSISRATGASFSLFPQDNSSGNFVKVEQRIPVRINLSKSNSISNMNLLRSGMNAECEVKY, encoded by the coding sequence ATGGTAAAGAAGAAGATGAAGCTAGCCTATAATATTGTTGTCGGCATACTACTTACATGCGGCATTGCATGGGTTTGTTCCAGATTTGTACATCTTGGCAACGTAGAATTTACAGACAATGCGCAAGTCAAACAGCAAATTGTACCGATAAGCTCACGTGTACAAGGATTTGTCAAAAAGGTTTACTTTAAAGAATACCAGCGAGTACACAAAGGAGATACGCTGGTAGTAATTGACGATGCCGAATACCAGTACCGCCTAGCGCAAGCCGAAGCAGACTACCGAAATGCGGTGATTGGCAAAAGAGCAATGGGAACCAGCGTTCTTACCACACAAAGCAACATTGGCGTAACAGAAGCTGGAGTGGAAGAAAGCCGCATCCGACTAGAAAATGCCGAAAAGGAGTATAATCGCCATAAAATATTATTGGCCCAGAAGTCGGTAACCCAACAGCAGTTTGACGCCATATTGGCCAACTACAAAGCTTCCAAGGCGCGCTACGAGCAGCTACAACGCCAACGCAACACCACCTCCCTCGTTAAGGAGGAGCAAACCTTACGCCTCAACCAAAACGACGCAGGAATAAAGGTTGCCAAAGCGGCGCTCGAGCTCGCCCGACTGAATCTCTCCTACACCATTATCGTTGCCCCATGCGATGGAACTACAGGCCGTAAAAACATCGAAGAGGGGCAGCTTATTCAGCCAGGACAGGCGTTGCTCGATTTAGTTAATGAAACCGATAAATGGATTGTGGCCAACTACAAGGAAACCCAAATGCCCAATATTCGCGAAGGGCTTTCGGTAGATATCAAGGTGGATGCTATACCCAACGTTGTTTTTAAAGGGGAAGTCGGATCGATATCTCGCGCAACAGGTGCTAGCTTCTCCCTTTTCCCTCAAGACAATTCCTCCGGGAATTTTGTAAAGGTAGAGCAACGAATACCTGTTCGAATAAACCTTTCCAAATCAAACAGCATCAGCAACATGAATTTATTACGTTCTGGGATGAACGCAGAATGCGAGGTAAAGTACTAA
- a CDS encoding lysylphosphatidylglycerol synthase transmembrane domain-containing protein — MAQTRVYRVLTAAAKIAISGGAVWFVLSKVDGRELIGAFRNVCWWMLILSAVLFVESKVVSAYRLQVYFRNVDVAITPSTNLRLYWLGMFYNLFLPGGIGGDGYKVWLLHRQAGYSVKRTAAAVLLDRVNGMLAIVLLALLLALFIPELGWYRYAAALLLPLSVLLYSYLVAKLFPSFYTSIRATTLLSFAVQLLQVLSVLLIIGAIGITSFYLELVLVFLISSAVAVLPFTIGGVGAREVVFLYGSTILGLDSSLSVAISFIFFTITAVVSLGGVYYSIAKISIK, encoded by the coding sequence ATGGCGCAAACTAGGGTATACCGAGTTCTTACTGCTGCTGCCAAAATTGCCATTTCGGGAGGTGCGGTTTGGTTTGTCCTTTCTAAAGTAGACGGAAGAGAGCTTATCGGTGCATTTCGGAATGTGTGCTGGTGGATGCTTATCTTGTCGGCCGTGCTGTTTGTGGAATCCAAGGTGGTGTCGGCCTATCGGCTGCAGGTATACTTTCGGAATGTAGATGTGGCTATTACTCCCTCCACCAACCTTCGGCTCTACTGGTTAGGAATGTTCTACAACCTCTTCTTACCCGGCGGTATTGGTGGCGATGGCTACAAGGTGTGGCTGCTGCATCGGCAGGCGGGTTACTCGGTTAAAAGAACCGCTGCTGCGGTGCTTCTGGATCGTGTAAATGGGATGCTTGCCATTGTATTGTTGGCCTTGCTACTGGCGCTTTTTATCCCCGAGCTGGGCTGGTATCGGTATGCAGCAGCGCTGCTACTCCCTTTATCCGTATTGCTATACAGCTATCTGGTGGCGAAGCTCTTTCCATCATTTTATACAAGCATTCGCGCTACAACGCTGCTCTCTTTTGCCGTACAGCTGCTTCAGGTTTTGTCGGTGCTGCTGATTATTGGAGCCATTGGCATTACCAGCTTCTATCTCGAGCTGGTGCTGGTATTCCTTATCTCCTCGGCGGTTGCGGTGCTGCCCTTTACCATTGGAGGGGTTGGCGCGCGCGAGGTGGTTTTCCTCTACGGAAGCACCATCTTAGGGCTCGACTCTTCGCTTTCGGTGGCCATCAGCTTTATCTTCTTTACGATTACGGCGGTGGTGTCGTTGGGCGGAGTTTACTATAGCATTGCTAAAATATCCATTAAATAG
- a CDS encoding ArnT family glycosyltransferase → MVEKLLKRKGWLLLLLVFLVAFIAYSSGIGRSSIYILDESKNAQCAWEMMHSSDHIVPTFNGKLRTDKPSLHYYAMMLGYSVWGKTPFAARVVSSLVGALLMVVFAAFVTRYASRRVAFWSVVVLLSSIMWVTEFHLSVPDPYLIALVALGLMAFYHFIESRQLWSVLLMYLFFSLGFLAKGPIAVGLPGLIVLLHLLGIRQLSWKTIWQMQPVVGLAIFAVVALPWYYMVHVETAGEWTRGFFLDHNINRFADTKEGHGGIFLITILYFLFGLLPFAVLVVGATKNAWRDRGNRLTRFASVVVLTFLLFFSISSTKLPNYAMPCFPFAAILLALYLDKLQRGVLPITKNVRVGLWILFAFSLLVPLALTFGTVAEPLWANQHSWGLWLLFFPVGVWFAIRLVSRGEVERGFMLVFATFFMVTAIIHLVLIPKGDKLNPVQATLPMLQKAKEVRYFKTINPSYVTNFGLIKEMDDTVGVASYLSAPGNLLITSRKVVRRDSTYWQQFQMVYSAKDIFDNNHTVIFEGKGAR, encoded by the coding sequence ATGGTAGAAAAACTGTTGAAAAGAAAAGGTTGGCTGCTGCTGCTGCTTGTTTTTTTGGTGGCTTTCATTGCCTACTCCAGCGGAATAGGGCGCAGCAGCATCTACATACTGGATGAGAGCAAGAATGCCCAATGTGCATGGGAGATGATGCACTCTTCCGATCATATTGTGCCCACCTTTAACGGCAAGCTGCGTACCGACAAGCCATCGTTGCACTACTACGCCATGATGCTGGGCTATTCGGTTTGGGGGAAGACGCCCTTTGCTGCACGTGTGGTATCTTCGTTGGTAGGAGCCCTTTTAATGGTGGTATTTGCCGCCTTTGTGACCCGATATGCCTCCCGCAGGGTTGCCTTTTGGAGCGTTGTGGTGCTCCTTTCATCCATAATGTGGGTTACCGAGTTTCATCTTTCGGTGCCAGATCCCTATCTTATTGCATTGGTGGCACTTGGGCTGATGGCCTTTTACCACTTTATAGAGAGCCGGCAGCTTTGGAGCGTGCTGCTGATGTACCTTTTCTTTTCGCTGGGATTTTTGGCTAAAGGACCTATTGCCGTGGGGCTACCGGGGCTAATAGTACTCCTGCATCTGCTTGGCATACGCCAGCTGAGCTGGAAAACCATCTGGCAAATGCAGCCCGTGGTGGGACTAGCCATATTTGCCGTTGTGGCATTGCCTTGGTACTATATGGTTCATGTGGAGACCGCTGGCGAATGGACGCGCGGCTTTTTTCTCGACCACAATATCAACCGATTTGCCGACACCAAGGAGGGGCATGGCGGTATTTTCCTTATAACCATCCTATACTTTCTGTTTGGCTTACTTCCTTTTGCCGTGCTGGTGGTGGGGGCCACAAAAAATGCTTGGCGCGATAGGGGCAACCGCCTCACCAGATTTGCCTCTGTGGTGGTTCTTACCTTTTTACTTTTCTTCTCCATTAGCAGCACCAAACTTCCCAACTACGCCATGCCGTGCTTCCCCTTTGCTGCCATACTTTTGGCGCTGTACCTCGATAAGCTGCAGCGGGGTGTGCTACCTATCACCAAAAATGTGCGGGTTGGGCTATGGATTCTTTTTGCTTTCTCGCTGCTAGTTCCCCTTGCGCTAACATTCGGAACGGTAGCCGAACCGCTTTGGGCCAACCAGCATAGCTGGGGCTTATGGTTGCTCTTTTTTCCGGTAGGCGTATGGTTCGCCATTAGGCTAGTAAGCAGGGGAGAGGTGGAGCGCGGCTTTATGCTTGTCTTTGCCACCTTCTTTATGGTTACCGCCATCATTCATCTGGTGCTTATCCCTAAGGGCGATAAGCTTAATCCCGTGCAGGCTACCCTTCCTATGCTGCAAAAGGCCAAAGAGGTGCGCTACTTCAAAACTATCAACCCATCATACGTTACCAACTTTGGGTTGATTAAGGAAATGGACGATACGGTAGGCGTTGCCAGCTACCTAAGCGCTCCTGGCAACCTACTTATAACCTCCCGCAAGGTGGTAAGGCGCGATTCGACCTACTGGCAGCAATTCCAAATGGTCTACTCGGCAAAAGATATATTCGACAATAACCACACCGTAATATTTGAAGGAAAAGGGGCTCGCTAG
- a CDS encoding cation transporter, whose protein sequence is MASNEQKLYRQAWYLSLFTIFYNLVEGIVSITFGYADETLALLGFGFDSFVEIISGIGIAVMVTRISRNPASEKSQFEKTALIVTGVSFYLLSAGLLVGIVGSVMKNHRPETTLAGAIISLISIVVMVWLTIAKKWIGRKLGSEPIIADGNCTKLCVYMSIVLFAASIIYELTGFAYADVLGTAGLVYFSITEGRESFEKAKGKECGCEGRCKP, encoded by the coding sequence ATGGCAAGCAACGAGCAGAAGCTTTACAGGCAGGCATGGTACCTAAGCCTTTTTACCATATTCTACAATCTGGTAGAGGGGATTGTGTCTATAACGTTTGGGTATGCTGATGAAACGCTTGCTTTGCTGGGATTTGGATTTGATAGCTTTGTTGAGATAATCTCGGGTATTGGTATAGCAGTTATGGTAACTCGTATTAGCCGCAATCCTGCTAGCGAAAAGTCTCAATTCGAGAAAACAGCCTTAATAGTTACGGGTGTTTCTTTTTACCTCCTTTCTGCAGGTCTGCTTGTTGGTATTGTTGGTAGCGTAATGAAAAACCATAGGCCGGAAACGACGCTAGCTGGTGCCATAATATCTTTGATCTCTATCGTTGTAATGGTTTGGCTTACAATTGCGAAAAAATGGATAGGAAGAAAGCTTGGTTCTGAACCGATTATTGCAGATGGTAACTGCACTAAATTATGCGTTTACATGTCCATTGTCCTGTTTGCTGCTAGCATAATTTATGAACTTACAGGTTTTGCCTATGCAGATGTACTAGGTACGGCAGGATTGGTATACTTTTCCATTACAGAGGGGCGCGAATCTTTCGAAAAGGCAAAGGGTAAGGAGTGTGGATGCGAAGGCCGCTGCAAGCCGTAG
- a CDS encoding DUF6261 family protein, whose amino-acid sequence MSKFFTFLGRCVLDNLLGYIKEMLLVISAVNIPELLTSKTYVKFKGVYDDILLGYKQDRKNPYTEKLQEKIRKRKLSFKALSLAVKSFLYSDIAAEKQAATLLNRLLLQYSDEFSRKTISGSTSLLVRFIALLDEPECKAAIATLKLETKVAQLLKDEGEYESVYLQSVDQDSNSDNVEASSNLRKKLEESLQELLKFVDIMAAEQDNPKWKELSNKLAILNSKFEQSEAVRQTALKKKREDKQASK is encoded by the coding sequence ATGAGCAAATTTTTTACATTCTTAGGCAGGTGCGTCCTAGATAACCTGCTGGGTTACATAAAAGAGATGCTACTCGTTATCTCTGCGGTTAACATACCTGAGCTGCTAACGAGCAAGACCTATGTAAAGTTTAAGGGAGTGTACGACGACATTTTGTTAGGCTACAAGCAGGATCGAAAAAACCCGTACACCGAAAAGTTGCAGGAAAAAATACGCAAGCGAAAGCTTTCGTTCAAGGCCCTGAGCCTAGCGGTAAAAAGCTTTCTTTACTCCGATATTGCCGCAGAGAAGCAGGCGGCAACATTACTAAACAGGCTCCTATTACAGTACTCCGACGAGTTTAGCAGGAAGACCATTAGCGGATCTACCAGCCTACTTGTACGCTTTATTGCCCTACTGGACGAGCCAGAATGTAAGGCGGCCATTGCCACCTTAAAGCTGGAGACAAAGGTAGCGCAGCTGCTTAAGGACGAAGGCGAATACGAATCGGTATACCTGCAAAGCGTAGACCAAGACTCCAACAGCGATAATGTAGAAGCCTCATCGAACCTCCGAAAGAAGCTCGAAGAAAGCTTACAGGAGCTGCTGAAGTTTGTAGACATAATGGCTGCCGAGCAGGACAACCCCAAGTGGAAGGAGCTTAGCAACAAGCTTGCAATCCTAAACAGCAAGTTTGAGCAGAGCGAAGCCGTGCGACAAACCGCCCTCAAGAAAAAGAGGGAGGATAAGCAAGCCTCCAAATAG
- a CDS encoding flavodoxin family protein encodes MKVVAVNGSPRKEGNTYHALMQVGNTLKENGIDFEILHVGNKAVRGCIACGQCAKNRDEKCTITTDPVNEWIQVLKEADGIIISSPVYFSGVAGTMKSFLDRAFYVSGANGGLFRQKVGAAVVAVRRSGGSATLDSLNHYLTYSEMMIATANYWNITHGRTPAEVLQDGEAMQTMEVLGRNMAWQLKMREQTKDSIPAPAPTAKVMTNFIR; translated from the coding sequence ATGAAAGTAGTTGCAGTTAACGGAAGTCCCCGCAAAGAGGGCAATACCTACCATGCTTTAATGCAGGTTGGGAACACGCTAAAGGAAAATGGTATCGACTTTGAGATTCTCCATGTTGGCAATAAGGCGGTACGCGGATGTATTGCCTGTGGCCAATGCGCAAAAAATAGGGACGAGAAGTGTACCATTACCACCGACCCGGTAAATGAGTGGATACAGGTGCTAAAGGAGGCCGACGGCATTATTATTTCTTCGCCCGTTTACTTTTCGGGTGTTGCAGGCACAATGAAAAGCTTTCTGGATAGGGCCTTTTACGTGTCGGGTGCCAATGGTGGCCTATTCCGCCAGAAGGTGGGCGCTGCAGTTGTGGCCGTTCGCCGTTCGGGAGGCTCGGCTACCCTCGACAGCCTGAACCATTACCTTACCTACTCGGAGATGATGATTGCAACGGCCAACTACTGGAACATAACCCACGGAAGAACACCTGCAGAGGTGCTTCAGGATGGCGAGGCGATGCAGACGATGGAAGTTTTGGGGCGTAATATGGCCTGGCAGCTCAAGATGCGCGAGCAAACAAAGGATTCTATTCCTGCACCAGCCCCAACTGCCAAGGTAATGACCAACTTTATACGATAG
- the hutG gene encoding formimidoylglutamase has protein sequence MSNAINADYKLAEKSSWEGRKSNPDKGNQYWHQQIELLDINNLSKQYPGSPAIDVAIIGYVCDEGVRRNRGRIGAHEGPKAIRERLAKQPIHFESKRVVDVGDVICIDDDMEACQQMFALAITDLLRHKIFPIAFGGGHDMAYGHFMGIWEAIKATPKRRVAIINFDAHFDLRPVEGRGNSGTPFNQILTEFEQLGQPVDYFAIGIQQQSNTKELFEIAREKNVGYAINYDCESSSVELAALKKRLEPIVERNDYIYISIDLDGFSSAYAPGVSAPSPLGFTPYFVFKLLSYLLDTKKVVALDLAELNPSIDRDRHTATLAAKIVDFTVMNYKPIW, from the coding sequence GTGAGTAACGCCATTAATGCAGATTATAAGCTTGCCGAAAAGAGCAGCTGGGAGGGAAGAAAATCTAACCCCGACAAAGGTAACCAGTACTGGCATCAGCAGATAGAGCTGCTGGATATCAATAACCTCTCAAAACAGTATCCCGGTTCGCCCGCTATTGATGTTGCCATTATAGGTTACGTATGCGACGAAGGCGTAAGGCGCAATAGGGGGCGAATAGGAGCCCATGAGGGGCCCAAAGCTATTCGTGAGAGGCTGGCAAAGCAGCCCATACATTTCGAATCGAAACGTGTAGTTGATGTGGGGGATGTTATTTGTATCGACGACGATATGGAGGCATGCCAGCAGATGTTTGCCCTTGCCATTACCGATCTGTTGAGGCATAAAATATTTCCAATCGCTTTTGGTGGCGGTCATGATATGGCATACGGCCACTTTATGGGAATCTGGGAGGCCATTAAGGCAACACCCAAGCGTCGTGTAGCTATCATAAACTTTGATGCGCACTTCGACCTTCGTCCTGTAGAGGGACGCGGAAACTCTGGCACCCCATTTAACCAAATACTAACAGAATTTGAGCAGCTAGGGCAGCCGGTAGACTACTTTGCAATCGGAATTCAGCAGCAATCCAACACCAAGGAGCTTTTTGAAATTGCCCGGGAGAAGAATGTTGGCTACGCCATAAACTACGACTGCGAATCTTCGAGCGTAGAGCTGGCTGCTTTGAAAAAAAGGCTCGAACCAATAGTAGAGCGCAACGATTATATTTACATCTCCATCGACCTTGATGGCTTTTCGTCGGCCTACGCGCCCGGTGTAAGCGCCCCTTCGCCACTTGGCTTTACGCCCTACTTTGTGTTTAAGCTCCTAAGCTATCTGCTGGATACGAAAAAGGTGGTAGCGTTAGACCTTGCCGAGCTAAACCCTTCGATAGATAGGGACAGGCATACCGCAACGTTGGCCGCCAAGATTGTAGACTTTACCGTAATGAACTACAAGCCTATTTGGTAG
- a CDS encoding urocanate hydratase, with protein MTFQEQILQGIPATLPAKRELPKDANRAPKRKDILSPEEKQLAVRNALRYFPSEWHKELAVEFAQELQDYGRIYMYRFKPEYKMYARPIEEYPAKSRQAAAIMLMIQNNLDPAVAQHPEELITYGGNGAVFQNWAQYLLTMQYLATMTDEQTLNMYSGHPMGLFPSSKEAPRVIVTNGMVIPNYSKPDHWEKFNALGVSQYGQMTAGSYMYIGPQGIVHGTTITVMNAFRKMLKKGESSTGKVFLTAGLGGMSGAQPKAGNIAGCITVCAEVNPKAATKRYEQGWVDVLIDSMDELVARVKQAKANDEVVSIAYIGNVVDVWERFDKEDLFIHIGSDQTSLHIPWTGGYYPVGISYEESNRLIREEPELFREKVQESLRRHAAAINRHTAKGTYFFDYGNAFLLEASRAGADIMAANGIDFRYPSYVQDILGPMCFDYGFGPFRWVCASGKPEDLDQTDEIAMNVLQGIMENSPEEIQLQMQDNITWIKNAKKNKMVVGSQARILYADAEGRSKIAEAFNNAIAQGKIGTVVLGRDHHDVSGTDSPYRETSNIYDGSKFTADMAIQNVIGDSFRGATWVSIHNGGGVGWGEVINGGFGMVLDGTPEADARLKRMLFYDVNNGIARRSWARNKEALFAIKREMERTPELKVTIPNIVEDDVLKNLF; from the coding sequence ATGACATTTCAAGAACAGATATTGCAGGGTATTCCTGCTACGCTTCCTGCTAAAAGGGAGCTGCCTAAGGATGCCAACAGGGCTCCTAAGCGAAAGGATATTCTATCACCCGAAGAGAAGCAGCTTGCCGTTCGTAATGCGCTTCGCTACTTTCCTAGCGAGTGGCATAAGGAGCTGGCCGTGGAGTTTGCTCAGGAACTTCAGGATTATGGACGCATATACATGTACCGCTTCAAACCCGAGTACAAGATGTACGCTCGTCCAATAGAGGAGTATCCTGCCAAGTCGAGACAAGCAGCAGCGATAATGCTGATGATACAAAACAACCTCGATCCTGCCGTGGCTCAACACCCCGAAGAGCTTATCACCTATGGTGGTAACGGGGCCGTTTTTCAAAACTGGGCGCAATATCTGCTAACTATGCAGTATTTAGCAACCATGACCGATGAGCAAACGCTAAATATGTACTCTGGACACCCAATGGGACTATTCCCATCGTCGAAAGAGGCACCTAGAGTTATTGTTACCAACGGTATGGTTATTCCTAACTACTCGAAACCCGACCACTGGGAGAAATTTAATGCACTTGGCGTATCGCAGTATGGTCAAATGACAGCTGGGTCGTACATGTATATCGGTCCACAAGGCATTGTGCACGGTACAACCATTACCGTGATGAACGCTTTCCGTAAGATGCTTAAAAAGGGCGAAAGCTCTACCGGTAAGGTATTCCTAACGGCAGGTTTAGGCGGAATGAGCGGCGCTCAACCTAAGGCAGGTAACATTGCCGGATGTATTACCGTTTGCGCAGAGGTTAACCCCAAAGCGGCAACCAAACGTTACGAGCAGGGTTGGGTAGATGTGCTTATCGACTCGATGGACGAGCTGGTGGCACGCGTAAAGCAGGCTAAGGCAAACGACGAGGTGGTGTCTATTGCGTACATAGGTAACGTGGTGGATGTATGGGAGCGCTTCGATAAGGAGGATCTATTTATACATATTGGTTCTGATCAAACCTCACTTCATATTCCGTGGACTGGCGGATACTATCCTGTAGGAATTTCTTACGAAGAGTCGAATAGGTTAATCCGTGAGGAGCCCGAGCTCTTTAGAGAGAAAGTTCAGGAGTCGTTGCGTCGTCATGCAGCTGCAATAAATCGCCACACAGCAAAGGGAACCTACTTCTTTGATTACGGAAATGCATTCCTGTTGGAGGCTTCGCGTGCTGGAGCCGATATTATGGCTGCTAATGGTATCGATTTTAGGTATCCATCCTACGTTCAGGATATTTTGGGACCAATGTGCTTTGACTATGGTTTCGGTCCGTTCCGTTGGGTTTGTGCTTCGGGCAAGCCAGAGGATCTTGATCAAACCGACGAGATTGCCATGAACGTGCTACAGGGCATTATGGAAAACTCTCCAGAGGAAATTCAGCTGCAGATGCAGGACAACATCACCTGGATTAAGAATGCCAAGAAGAATAAGATGGTGGTAGGATCGCAAGCTCGTATTCTTTACGCCGATGCCGAAGGCCGCTCGAAAATTGCAGAGGCTTTCAACAACGCCATTGCTCAAGGTAAGATTGGTACCGTAGTTTTGGGTAGAGACCATCACGATGTAAGCGGCACCGACTCGCCTTACCGCGAAACATCCAACATATACGACGGTAGCAAGTTTACGGCCGATATGGCCATTCAAAACGTAATTGGCGATAGCTTTAGAGGCGCCACCTGGGTATCCATCCACAACGGAGGTGGTGTAGGCTGGGGCGAGGTAATTAACGGTGGCTTTGGTATGGTGCTAGATGGCACACCCGAAGCTGATGCCCGCCTAAAGCGAATGCTATTTTACGATGTAAACAACGGTATTGCCCGTCGTAGCTGGGCTCGTAACAAGGAGGCGCTATTTGCCATCAAGCGCGAGATGGAGCGCACCCCCGAGCTAAAGGTTACCATCCCTAATATTGTTGAAGATGACGTGCTAAAGAACCTATTCTAG